Proteins from a genomic interval of Alosa alosa isolate M-15738 ecotype Scorff River chromosome 8, AALO_Geno_1.1, whole genome shotgun sequence:
- the LOC125299722 gene encoding prolyl endopeptidase isoform X1 — protein MSFQYPQVYRDEAVVDEYHGQKIPDPYSWLEDPDSEKTQAFVNAQNQLTAPFLEGCEVREVFKERMTELYDYPKYSCPFKRGSRYFHFYNTGLQNQSVMYVQETLEAEPTVFLDPNTFSEDGTVALRGYAFSEEGDMLAYGISASGSDWVEIRFLRVDGAKPLEDKLEQVKFSCMAWTHDGRGLFYNSYPKQEGKSDGTETSTNLHQKLYYHVLGTPQSEDVLCAEFPDQPKWMSGVEVSDDGRYVLLSIREGCDPVNRLWYCDLQTVPQGITGLLPWVKLIDNFDAEYEYVTNEGTVFTFKTNLDAPRYRLINIDFSQPAMSAWKELIPQHDKDVLVFATCTFSSFLFVCFLHDVKNVLKMFRLASGEEVRTFPLDVGSLVGFTGRKKDSEIFYYFTSFLSPAIIYHCDLTKEPLQPHVFREVTVKGFDPSEYQTTQVFYPSKDGTQVPMFIVHKKGIKLDGSHPAFLYGYGGFNISITPSYSVSRLIFVRHLGGVLAVANIRGGGEYGETWHKAGMLGNKQNVFTDFQCAAEYLIKDGYTSPKKLTINGGSNGGLLVGACVNQRPDLFGCAVAQVGVMDMLKFHKFTIGHAWTTDFGCSEIKEQFDWLIKYSPLHNIHIPEGEGVQYPSVLLLTGDHDDRVVPLHSLKYIATLQHTVGRWPGQSNPLLIHVDTKSGHGAGKPTSKVIQEVADTYAFIARCLDLKLTLFLLTVAQLTTASVRPVGTRFESDPGHFLIPSQLSLPLASGF, from the exons ATGTCTTTCCAGTATCCACAAGTATACCGTGATGAAGCAGTG GTGGATGAGTACCATGGCCAGAAGATCCCTGACCCATACAGCTGGTTGGAGGACCCAGACAGTGAAAAGACACAG GCCTTTGTGAATGCTCAGAATCAATTGACTGCACCATTCCTGGAGGGTTGCGAAGTCCGTGAGGTCTTCAAAGAGCGCATGACTGAGCTGTATGACTACCCCAAATACAGTTGTCCATTCAAAAGGGGCAGTCG ATACTTTCATTTCTACAACACTGGGCTCCAGAACCAGAGTGTCATGTACGTTCAGGAGACCCTGGAGGCAGAACCCACAGTGTTTCTAGACCCCAACACGTTCTCTGAGGATGGAACAGTGGCCCTGCGAG GTTACGCATTCTCGGAGGAAGGTGACATGCTGGCGTACGGGATCAGCGCCAGTGGCTCGGACTGGGTGGAGATCCGCTTCCTGCGCGTGGACGGGGCCAAGCCCCTGGAGGACAAGCTGGAGCAGGTCAAGTTCAGCTGCATGGCCTGGACCCACGACGGCCGTGGCCTCTTCTACAATTCTTACCCCAAGCAGGAGGGCAAGAGCGACG GTACGGAGACATCCACCAACTTGCACCAGAAGCTCTACTACCACGTGCTAGGCACTCCTCAGTCTGAGGACGTGCTGTGTGCGGAGTTCCCTGACCAGCCCAAGTGGATGAGCGGAGTAGAG gtttcaGATGATGGCCGATATGTGCTCTTGTCCATCAGAGAGGGCTGTGACCCTGTTAACCGACTGTGGTACTGCGACCTTCAGACTGTACCCCAGGGCATTACAG GGCTGTTGCCGTGGGTGAAGCTGATTGACAACTTTGACGCGGAGTACGAATACGTGACCAACGAGGGCACAGTATTCACCTTCAAAACCAACCTGGACGCCCCACGATACCGCCTCATCAACATCGACTTCAGCCAGCCAGCCATGAGCGCATGGAAAGAGCTCATCCCCCAGCACGACAAGGATGTCCtcg tgTTCGCCACCTGCACCTTCTCCAgcttcctgtttgtgtgtttcctgCACGATGTGAAGAACGTGTTGAAGATGTTCCGGCTGGCGTCGGGCGAGGAGGTGCGGACCTTCCCCCTCGATGTGGGCTCGCTCGTGGGCTTCACAGGCCGCAAGAAGGACTCGGAGATCTTTTACTACTTCACCTCTTTCCTCtcgccag CCATCATCTACCACTGTGATCTCACCAAGGAGCCTCTCCAGCCCCATGTCTTTAGGGAGGTCACTGTCAAGGGCTTCGACCCCTCAGAGTACCAGACTACTCAG GTGTTCTACCCCAGTAAGGATGGCACACAGGTCCCTATGTTCATTGTACATAAGAAGGGCATTAAGCTGGACGGTTCCCACCCTGCTTTCCTGTACGGTTACGGAGGCTTTAACATCTCCATCACACCCAGCTATAG tgtgTCTCGGCTGATCTTTGTGCGCCACCTTGGGGGGGTGTTGGCGGTGGCTAACATAAGAGGAGGGGGCGAATATGGAGAGACCTGGCACAAAG CTGGCATGTTGGGGAACAAGCAGAACGTCTTCACAGATTTCCAGTGTGCAGCCGAGTACCTGATTAAAGATGGCTACACCTCCCCCAAAAAGCTCACCATCAACGGAGGCTCCAATGGAGGACTGCTCGTGG gtgcGTGTGTGAACCAGCGGCCAGATCTGTTCGGTTGTGCCGTGGCGCAGGTGGGGGTGATGGACATGCTGAAGTTCCACAAGTTCACCATCGGCCATGCCTGGACCACCGACTTCGGCTGCTCTGAGATCAAGGAGCAGTTTGATTGGCTCATCAA GTACTCTCCGCTGCACAACATCCACATCCCAGAGGGCGAGGGCGTTCAGTACCCATCAGTGCTGCTGCTGACCGGTGACCACGACGACCGCGTGGTGCCGCTGCACTCACTAAAGTACATCGCCACGCTGCAGCACACCGTGGGCCGCTGGCCGGGCCAGAGcaacccgctgctcatccacgTGGACACCAAGTCCGGCCACGGCGCCGGCAAGCCCACCAGCAAGGTCATCCAGGAGGTGGCGGACACCTACGCCTTCATCGCCCGCTGCCTGGACCTCAA gctCACTCTGTTTCTGTTGACTGTGGCTCAACTGACTACGGCGTCCGTGAGACCCGTGGGGACCCGATTCGAGTCTgacccgggtcatttcctgatcccgtcccagctctctctcccacttgcttccg GTTTCTAA
- the LOC125299722 gene encoding prolyl endopeptidase isoform X2 has protein sequence MSFQYPQVYRDEAVVDEYHGQKIPDPYSWLEDPDSEKTQAFVNAQNQLTAPFLEGCEVREVFKERMTELYDYPKYSCPFKRGSRYFHFYNTGLQNQSVMYVQETLEAEPTVFLDPNTFSEDGTVALRGYAFSEEGDMLAYGISASGSDWVEIRFLRVDGAKPLEDKLEQVKFSCMAWTHDGRGLFYNSYPKQEGKSDGTETSTNLHQKLYYHVLGTPQSEDVLCAEFPDQPKWMSGVEVSDDGRYVLLSIREGCDPVNRLWYCDLQTVPQGITGLLPWVKLIDNFDAEYEYVTNEGTVFTFKTNLDAPRYRLINIDFSQPAMSAWKELIPQHDKDVLVFATCTFSSFLFVCFLHDVKNVLKMFRLASGEEVRTFPLDVGSLVGFTGRKKDSEIFYYFTSFLSPAIIYHCDLTKEPLQPHVFREVTVKGFDPSEYQTTQVFYPSKDGTQVPMFIVHKKGIKLDGSHPAFLYGYGGFNISITPSYSVSRLIFVRHLGGVLAVANIRGGGEYGETWHKAGMLGNKQNVFTDFQCAAEYLIKDGYTSPKKLTINGGSNGGLLVGACVNQRPDLFGCAVAQVGVMDMLKFHKFTIGHAWTTDFGCSEIKEQFDWLIKYSPLHNIHIPEGEGVQYPSVLLLTGDHDDRVVPLHSLKYIATLQHTVGRWPGQSNPLLIHVDTKSGHGAGKPTSKVIQEVADTYAFIARCLDLKWVK, from the exons ATGTCTTTCCAGTATCCACAAGTATACCGTGATGAAGCAGTG GTGGATGAGTACCATGGCCAGAAGATCCCTGACCCATACAGCTGGTTGGAGGACCCAGACAGTGAAAAGACACAG GCCTTTGTGAATGCTCAGAATCAATTGACTGCACCATTCCTGGAGGGTTGCGAAGTCCGTGAGGTCTTCAAAGAGCGCATGACTGAGCTGTATGACTACCCCAAATACAGTTGTCCATTCAAAAGGGGCAGTCG ATACTTTCATTTCTACAACACTGGGCTCCAGAACCAGAGTGTCATGTACGTTCAGGAGACCCTGGAGGCAGAACCCACAGTGTTTCTAGACCCCAACACGTTCTCTGAGGATGGAACAGTGGCCCTGCGAG GTTACGCATTCTCGGAGGAAGGTGACATGCTGGCGTACGGGATCAGCGCCAGTGGCTCGGACTGGGTGGAGATCCGCTTCCTGCGCGTGGACGGGGCCAAGCCCCTGGAGGACAAGCTGGAGCAGGTCAAGTTCAGCTGCATGGCCTGGACCCACGACGGCCGTGGCCTCTTCTACAATTCTTACCCCAAGCAGGAGGGCAAGAGCGACG GTACGGAGACATCCACCAACTTGCACCAGAAGCTCTACTACCACGTGCTAGGCACTCCTCAGTCTGAGGACGTGCTGTGTGCGGAGTTCCCTGACCAGCCCAAGTGGATGAGCGGAGTAGAG gtttcaGATGATGGCCGATATGTGCTCTTGTCCATCAGAGAGGGCTGTGACCCTGTTAACCGACTGTGGTACTGCGACCTTCAGACTGTACCCCAGGGCATTACAG GGCTGTTGCCGTGGGTGAAGCTGATTGACAACTTTGACGCGGAGTACGAATACGTGACCAACGAGGGCACAGTATTCACCTTCAAAACCAACCTGGACGCCCCACGATACCGCCTCATCAACATCGACTTCAGCCAGCCAGCCATGAGCGCATGGAAAGAGCTCATCCCCCAGCACGACAAGGATGTCCtcg tgTTCGCCACCTGCACCTTCTCCAgcttcctgtttgtgtgtttcctgCACGATGTGAAGAACGTGTTGAAGATGTTCCGGCTGGCGTCGGGCGAGGAGGTGCGGACCTTCCCCCTCGATGTGGGCTCGCTCGTGGGCTTCACAGGCCGCAAGAAGGACTCGGAGATCTTTTACTACTTCACCTCTTTCCTCtcgccag CCATCATCTACCACTGTGATCTCACCAAGGAGCCTCTCCAGCCCCATGTCTTTAGGGAGGTCACTGTCAAGGGCTTCGACCCCTCAGAGTACCAGACTACTCAG GTGTTCTACCCCAGTAAGGATGGCACACAGGTCCCTATGTTCATTGTACATAAGAAGGGCATTAAGCTGGACGGTTCCCACCCTGCTTTCCTGTACGGTTACGGAGGCTTTAACATCTCCATCACACCCAGCTATAG tgtgTCTCGGCTGATCTTTGTGCGCCACCTTGGGGGGGTGTTGGCGGTGGCTAACATAAGAGGAGGGGGCGAATATGGAGAGACCTGGCACAAAG CTGGCATGTTGGGGAACAAGCAGAACGTCTTCACAGATTTCCAGTGTGCAGCCGAGTACCTGATTAAAGATGGCTACACCTCCCCCAAAAAGCTCACCATCAACGGAGGCTCCAATGGAGGACTGCTCGTGG gtgcGTGTGTGAACCAGCGGCCAGATCTGTTCGGTTGTGCCGTGGCGCAGGTGGGGGTGATGGACATGCTGAAGTTCCACAAGTTCACCATCGGCCATGCCTGGACCACCGACTTCGGCTGCTCTGAGATCAAGGAGCAGTTTGATTGGCTCATCAA GTACTCTCCGCTGCACAACATCCACATCCCAGAGGGCGAGGGCGTTCAGTACCCATCAGTGCTGCTGCTGACCGGTGACCACGACGACCGCGTGGTGCCGCTGCACTCACTAAAGTACATCGCCACGCTGCAGCACACCGTGGGCCGCTGGCCGGGCCAGAGcaacccgctgctcatccacgTGGACACCAAGTCCGGCCACGGCGCCGGCAAGCCCACCAGCAAGGTCATCCAGGAGGTGGCGGACACCTACGCCTTCATCGCCCGCTGCCTGGACCTCAAGTGGGTCAAGTGA